The Rubricoccus marinus nucleotide sequence GGCACCTACGTCACGCGGTCCCGCAGTTCGGACGCGACCGTCGCGGCCTGGCAGGGCTTCTGGGTCGAGGCCTCCTTTGCCCCGACGGCCCTCAAGTCCGGCGGCTTCTCGCTCACGTACCCTGTCAGCGGCGTCACGTCCGGCGCCGTGTTCGTGGGCAAAACGAGCGCGCCCGTTTCGCGCCTCCGCTTCCTGCTGAACGGCGACGGCGTCGCAGACCACGCGACCTCGCTCGTCGTCTCGCCAGAGGCGGACCTGGGCTACGACGCCTACGACCTCGGCAAGCGGACGCCTCTGGCGGAGCGCTACGTCGCCCTCGCGTTCGAGGGATCCGAGTTCCTACAGGCGACGGCCTCCGTCCCGAGCGGCGCCGAGAGCGCCATCGCGCTGCCTCTGGCGCTCGACGCGGTTGGCTACTCCGGCTCGCTCACGCTGACGTGGACGCGCGAAGAAGCGGACCTGCCCGAGGGCTGGGCCTACCTGCTCCGCGACCACGTGACGGGCGAGACCATCGACCTGCTGGCGACGGACCGGTACACCTTCTCGGTCTCCGCCGCGAAGTCCGCCCGCTCGCGCGAGGAGATCCTCACGCAGTCCGGCGCCCTCACGGATGGCGAGATCCGCTTCACGCTCGTCGCCGGCCCCGCCAACGTGGTCGCGACGGAGGGCGCCGCCGCGCCAGAGGCCGACGCGCTCACCGCCGCGTACCCCAACCCGACGAGCGGCGCGGTCCGCATCGGGCTGGACCTCGCCTCTGGCGGCGACGCCACGCTCGTCGTCTTCGACCTGCTCGGCCGCGAGGTCGCGCGCGAGGCGCTGGGCGTCCGCCCGGCGGGCCCCCAGAACGTGACGCTGGAGACCGCCGCGTGGGCGACGGGCACCTACCTCGTCCGCCTGGACGTGGACGGCGAGCCGCGCGCCACGCGCCGCCTGGTGCGCGTTCGCTAGCGCTGGGAGCGTGACTCCCCTCTTAGCCGGTGTGCCTGAGGCGTTCGCGCCAGAGGCACACCGGCTTTTCTATGCCTCTGGCGCAGGCCGCCGGGCCGCATCCGTGCCCGCCCCTCTCGCACGCGCCAGAGGCTCGGTCGCGTAAGAATCCACCGGCACAAATATGAGGATGAACCAACGCGCGTTGCGCAGTACTCTGCCCCACGCCCTCCCCTCTCCTATGCGTCACCTGGTACTCCTCCTCGCCCTGTTCCTGTCTGTCCCGGCCCTCGCGCAAGAGGGGACCGTCCGCTACGAGATCACGACGCGGCTCGACATCGAGCTTCCTCCAGAGATGCAGCACATGGCGGACCAGTTTCCGTCCACGATGACGGCCTCGAAACTGCTCCACTTTGACGAGAGCTCGTCGCTGCTCGTCGCCGCCCCAGAGGCCGAAGAGGAGGACGAAGACTTCTCCTCGGGCGGGATGCGCGTGATGTTCCGCCGCGCCCAGGAGGAGAACGCGCTCTACGTGGACCGCGACGCGGGCACGAGCGTCGAGAAGCGGGACTTCATGGGCCGCACGTTCCTCATCGACGGCGAGCCGGAGCCTCTGGCGTGGCGCCTCACCGACGAGCAGAGCGAGTTCCTGGGGTACCCATGCATGAAAGCGACTGCCATGCGCGACACCGTCGCTGTCGAGGCGTGGTTCACGCCGGAGATACCCGTCTCGGCCGGCCCCGAGGACTTCGGTGGCCTGCCCGGCCTCATCCTCGTGCTCACCCTGGACGACGCGCGCCAGACGTTTATCGCACGCGAGGTCACGTTGGAGCCTCTGGCGGAGGGCACCATCGCCGCGCCGGAAGACGGCCGCCGCGTGACGGAGGAGGAGTTCACGACCATCATGAAGGAGAAGATCGAGGAGATGCAGAAGGCGTACGGCGGACGCCGCGGCGGCTTCACCATCCGGGGCTGACGCCTCCCGCCAGAGGCCGAGCCTCTGGCGACATCGCCGCTCCTTCCCTGCCTCTGGCGCCAGAGGCCCGCCCGGTTCTCGTATGCGCTCGCTCTGCCTCGTTCTCCTTCTCGCTCCCTGTGCCGTCTGGGCGCAGGTCTCCGTCACCGGCACCGTCTCGGATTCCACCGGCCTCCCGCTCCCGGGCGCGACGGTCGTGCTGATGCAGCCCGCGGACTCCGTCCTTGTCTCCTTTGCCTCCTCGCGCGCGGATGGCGCTTTCGAGGTCCGGCGCGTGCGCGAGGGGGCCTACATCCTCAAAGTGTCGTTTGTCGGCTACCAGTCGGCCACGCAGGACATCGAGGTCGGCGGCGACGCGCTGGACGTGGGCAGCCTCGTGCTGCAAGAGGCCGTGGACGAACTAGGCAAGCTCGTCGTAGACGGGGAGCGCGTGCCCATCGTGCTGCGAGGCGACACGCTGGACTACGACGCCGCGGCCTTTGGCACGCGGCAGGGCGCGAGCGTGGAAGACCTCTTGCGGCAACTCCCCGGCATGGAGGTCGAGGAGGACGGCTCCGTGACCGCGCAGGGCCAGAAGGTCCAGAGGGTGCTCGTGGACGGCAAGGAGTTCTTCGGCGACGATCCCACCGTCGCCACCCGCAACCTCCCCGCCGACGCCGTCGAGCGCGTGCAGGTCTACGACAAGTCCTCCGACACCGCCGAGTTCACCGGCGTGGAAGACGGCGAGGAAGAGCGCACCATCAACCTCGAACTCAAGGAAGACCGCAAAAGCGGCTACTTCGGCAACGTCGGCGGCGGGCTGGGCGGCGTGCCCTCCAGCAACGCCAGCGGCGCCGGGCTCCCCTCAGCCTCCGGCGCCAGCGGCCCCGGGATGCTGTACGACGCGCAGGCCTCCGTCAACCGCTTCAGCCCGTCCACGCAGATCTCGTTTATCGGCAACGTCAACAACATCAACCGGCAGAGCTTCTCCGTCGGCGACTACTTCCAGTTCATGGGCGGCATGAGCATGATGGCCAACGGCGGCACATTCCGCGTCGGCGGCGGCGGCATCCCCGTGGGCGAGGACCTGGGCGACGGCTTCTCGGACACGGCCTCTGGCGGGATCAACTTCAACCGCGAGTTCAGCCCGAAGACCTCGATCCGCACGAGCTACTTCCTGCACAACCTGGACAAGACGCGCCAGAGGTCGATCCAGCGCCAGCAGTTCTTCGGCGAGGACCTCTCCTCGCGCCTGGAGGAAACCGCCGACGGCGACGACGGCACTCAGATCCACCGCCTCAACCTCTTCGGCGAGCACAAGATCAGCGACGGGCACGACATCCGCCTCCGCTCCTCGCTCCGCTACGGCACCAACGGCGCCCGCACGTTTACCGAGCAGCAAACCTTCAACACCGCCGACCTCCTCGAAAACACCAGCGACACCGACATCGACACCGACGGCTCCAACGCCGGAGGCGACGCGGCGCTCACGTACCGCCGCAAGTTCGGCCGCCGCAGCCTCGTCGCCGAGCTCAACGCCGACCTCAACCAGACCGACGCCGACGCGGATTTCCTCGCGACCAACCGGTTCTACGCCAGCGGCGACCTCCTCACGACCGAGGAGATCAACCAGTTGCAGTCCCAACGCGGCGACACGTTCACGGCCGGCGGCTCCTTGCTGTTCACCCAGCCTCTGGCGCCGAAGCAGGCGCTCCAGGCGCGAGTCGAGCATCGCGAGACGCGAGAGGACCAGACGCGCGAGGTGTTCGACATCCTGGGCGATGTGCGAACGCTCAACGCCGCTCAGAGCTCGGCCTTTGAGCGGACCTACCTCTACGACAAGGTCGGCGTGACCTACGTGCGCAATACGGAGCCCGTGAGCCTTTCCGCAGGCCTGACAGCGCAGCTCACGCGCCTGGACGGCACCCAGCGCGGCGCGGACCAGAACATCGACCAGCAGTACCTCCGCCTGTTGCCCGAGGCGACCGTCAGCTACGCCTTCTCGCAGAGCCGGAACGTCGAGCTCCGCTACGAGACCTCGACGCGCGAGCCCAGCGTGCGCGAGTTGCAGCCCGTCGTGGACATCACGGACCCGCTGCGGATCTACGTCGGCAACCCGGACCTCCGGCCCGCTTACACACACAGTCTCAACGCGCGCTACCTCACCTTCGACCAGTTCACCTCCACCAACTTCTTCGGCTTCGTCCGCGGCTCCTACAGCCCGACGGCGATTTCCACCTCGCGGACGGTGGACGCGCAGTTCCGCCAGACCTCCACGCCCATCAACACGTCGGGGACGTGGAGCGTGATCGGCAACGGCTCGTTCGGGACGGTCTACAAGCCCATCAAAAGCCGCGTCAGCCTCTCCGCCAACACGCTGTTCAACCGGGCCGTCGAGATCATCAACGGCGACGAAAACGCCTCCAGCCTCTTCCGCGGCACGCTCAACGCGACCGTGCAGAACCGCAACAAGGAGCGCTTCGACCTCTCGATCGGTCCGAAGATCACGTACAACAACGCGGCGTACTCCCTCAACCCGCAGCTCGACCGCAGCTACGTCAACTGGGGCCTCTCCGCCGGCCTAGGCTGGACGCCCAGCGACGCGTTCGAGATCAGCACCGACTTCGACCTCGACGTGTACGGCAACGCCGTCGCGGGCGGCAGCGCGAGCACCCAGGCCGTTCCCCTCTGGCGCGCCTCCGCCGCCTACACCATCATGCAAGGCCGCGGCCGCATCGAGCTGGTGGCGACGGACCTCCTGGACCGCAACCTCGGCGTGACGTACAACAACACGGCCTCGTACCTGGAGGAGGAGCGCGTGAGCTCGCTCGGCCGCTACGTGCTGCTCCGCTTCGTGTACGACCTCGCGGGATCGGGCGGCGGCCCTGGCCGCCCCGGCATCCGCATCATGGGCTGAGCCTCTGGCGCCGGACCTCTGGCGTTCCGGCGCCGGGAAAGCCGGCCTTCTGGCGCCAGCGGCCGCTTTGCTTCAGGCGGGTGTCCCGCCCCCGCGCCCCGGAGCCTTGCGCGGCCTCTGGCGTTGTCGGCCCACTCCCCTCTCCGCATGGCCGACACCCGCAACCCCGCCATCGTCGTCGTTGACGACGAGCCCGACGTGCTCCGCGCCATCGCGCGGGACCTCCGCCGCCAGTATGGCGAGAGCTACCGCGTGATCCGCGCCTCCTCGGGCGCCGAGGCTGTGGACGCGGTCCAGAAACTGACGGAGCGCGGCGACGCCGTGGCCCTCGTGCTCAGCGACCAGCGAATGCCCGACCTGGACGGCGTGGCGACGCTGAAAAGGGTCGCCGAGATCGCGCCAGCGGCCAAGCGCGCCATGCTGACGGCCTACGCCGATACCGACGCCGCCATCGGCGCCATCAACAGCGGGCGGATCGATTACTACCTCCTCAAGCCGTGGGACCCGCCAGAGGAGAAGCTCTTCCCCGTCTTGGACGACCTGCTCGCGGACTGGCGCGGCACGTGGCGCCCTGGCTTCGGCGGCTTCCGCCTGATCGCCGACCGCTGGAGCTCGGACGGCCACAGGCTCCGCGACTTCCTCTCGCGCAACCAGATCCCGTACACGTTCCTCGACGTCGAGCGCGACGAAAGCGCCTGCGAGCTGGCCTCTGGCGCCACGCTCCCGCTTGTCGTCACGCCCGACGGCGCGCACTTGGAGAACCCGACCAACGCCGAGGTGGCCCAGGCCTCGGGGCTCAGCCAAACGGCCGAGCGGGAGTTCTACGACCTCGCCATCATCGGCGGCGGCCCGGCGGGGCTGGCGAGCGCGGTCTACGGCGCGAGCGAAGGCCTCAAAACGGTCCTCATCGAGCGCGAGGCGCCGGGCGGGCAGGCCGGCACGTCCAGCCGCATCGAGAACTACCTCGGCTTTCCCTCCGGCCTTTCAGGCGCCGACCTCGCACGGCGCGGCGTGAGCCAGGCCAAGCGCTTCGGCGTCGAGATCCTCGCGCCCGTGAGCGTGGAGTCGATCCGCGCCGAGGGGCCGTACAAGATCCTCTCGCTCAGCACGGGTTCCGAGGTGGCCTGCCACGCGCTCATGCTCGCGACGGGCGTGGATTGGCGCACGCTCCCGGCCTCTGGCGCGGACGAGATGGCCGGCCAGGGCGTCTACTACGGCGCCGCGATGACCGAGGCCATCGGCTGCCAGGACGAGCACGTGTTCGTCGTCGGCGCAGGCAACTCGGCAGGGCAGGCGGCGCTGCACTTCGCGGAGTACGCCGCGCAGGTCACGATCCTCGTCCGCGGCGACGACCTCGCGAAAAGCATGAGCCAGTACCTCGTGGACCGCATCGAGGCGCACGAGCAGATCGAGGTCTGCCTGGGCCACGAGATCGAGGCCTGCCACGGCAACGGCCACCTGGAGCGCATCACGATCCGGGACCGCGAGGGGGGCGGGACGACCGAGGTCGAGACGCATTACGTGTTCGTCTTTATCGGCGCGACGCCCCAGACGGACTGGCTGGGCGACTTCATCGCGCGCGACGACAAGGGGTTTGTCCGCACCGGGCCGGACCTCACGCCAGAGGACCTCGCGCACTGGCCTCTGGCGCGAGACCCGTTCCTGCTGGAAACCAGCGTGCCCGGCGTGTTCGTGGCGGGCGACGTGCGCCACGAGTCGGTCAAGCGCGTCGCCAGCGCCGTCGGCGAGGGCTCCGTCGCGGTCGCGTTCGTGCACCAACACCTGGCGTCGCTGTAGCGGCGTGCCGCCAGAGGCCTCTGGCGGAGAGCGCCCCGGTTGCGTTC carries:
- a CDS encoding GLPGLI family protein is translated as MRHLVLLLALFLSVPALAQEGTVRYEITTRLDIELPPEMQHMADQFPSTMTASKLLHFDESSSLLVAAPEAEEEDEDFSSGGMRVMFRRAQEENALYVDRDAGTSVEKRDFMGRTFLIDGEPEPLAWRLTDEQSEFLGYPCMKATAMRDTVAVEAWFTPEIPVSAGPEDFGGLPGLILVLTLDDARQTFIAREVTLEPLAEGTIAAPEDGRRVTEEEFTTIMKEKIEEMQKAYGGRRGGFTIRG
- a CDS encoding TonB-dependent receptor produces the protein MRSLCLVLLLAPCAVWAQVSVTGTVSDSTGLPLPGATVVLMQPADSVLVSFASSRADGAFEVRRVREGAYILKVSFVGYQSATQDIEVGGDALDVGSLVLQEAVDELGKLVVDGERVPIVLRGDTLDYDAAAFGTRQGASVEDLLRQLPGMEVEEDGSVTAQGQKVQRVLVDGKEFFGDDPTVATRNLPADAVERVQVYDKSSDTAEFTGVEDGEEERTINLELKEDRKSGYFGNVGGGLGGVPSSNASGAGLPSASGASGPGMLYDAQASVNRFSPSTQISFIGNVNNINRQSFSVGDYFQFMGGMSMMANGGTFRVGGGGIPVGEDLGDGFSDTASGGINFNREFSPKTSIRTSYFLHNLDKTRQRSIQRQQFFGEDLSSRLEETADGDDGTQIHRLNLFGEHKISDGHDIRLRSSLRYGTNGARTFTEQQTFNTADLLENTSDTDIDTDGSNAGGDAALTYRRKFGRRSLVAELNADLNQTDADADFLATNRFYASGDLLTTEEINQLQSQRGDTFTAGGSLLFTQPLAPKQALQARVEHRETREDQTREVFDILGDVRTLNAAQSSAFERTYLYDKVGVTYVRNTEPVSLSAGLTAQLTRLDGTQRGADQNIDQQYLRLLPEATVSYAFSQSRNVELRYETSTREPSVRELQPVVDITDPLRIYVGNPDLRPAYTHSLNARYLTFDQFTSTNFFGFVRGSYSPTAISTSRTVDAQFRQTSTPINTSGTWSVIGNGSFGTVYKPIKSRVSLSANTLFNRAVEIINGDENASSLFRGTLNATVQNRNKERFDLSIGPKITYNNAAYSLNPQLDRSYVNWGLSAGLGWTPSDAFEISTDFDLDVYGNAVAGGSASTQAVPLWRASAAYTIMQGRGRIELVATDLLDRNLGVTYNNTASYLEEERVSSLGRYVLLRFVYDLAGSGGGPGRPGIRIMG
- a CDS encoding FAD-dependent oxidoreductase, translated to MADTRNPAIVVVDDEPDVLRAIARDLRRQYGESYRVIRASSGAEAVDAVQKLTERGDAVALVLSDQRMPDLDGVATLKRVAEIAPAAKRAMLTAYADTDAAIGAINSGRIDYYLLKPWDPPEEKLFPVLDDLLADWRGTWRPGFGGFRLIADRWSSDGHRLRDFLSRNQIPYTFLDVERDESACELASGATLPLVVTPDGAHLENPTNAEVAQASGLSQTAEREFYDLAIIGGGPAGLASAVYGASEGLKTVLIEREAPGGQAGTSSRIENYLGFPSGLSGADLARRGVSQAKRFGVEILAPVSVESIRAEGPYKILSLSTGSEVACHALMLATGVDWRTLPASGADEMAGQGVYYGAAMTEAIGCQDEHVFVVGAGNSAGQAALHFAEYAAQVTILVRGDDLAKSMSQYLVDRIEAHEQIEVCLGHEIEACHGNGHLERITIRDREGGGTTEVETHYVFVFIGATPQTDWLGDFIARDDKGFVRTGPDLTPEDLAHWPLARDPFLLETSVPGVFVAGDVRHESVKRVASAVGEGSVAVAFVHQHLASL